In one window of Candidatus Scalindua sp. DNA:
- a CDS encoding phosphomannomutase, with protein sequence MVTDGFHNAGECWKIICSDIKRNAHLLKAIKKFAFENKKPAEIVFGTSGWRGEIGTDFTFNNVRITTTAIIEMFRGENPEVMKALGVENFQEIRQRGVIVGHDNRFLGPEFASSVMGLLTSAGIKVYYAGESITPELSASIDMLRAACSINLTPSHNPSNYSGFKFNPSDGGPADIEITTIIEKNANRLMAQNSVIEEIKPEGVCKINATTLYEDFIKKRGLVDIKRIRRFIEDKDCFICIDHIHGATRKKPNMLLGENSKIEYFRTNDDYLFGGVPPEPSEKNMKIVMDALKKRPSRLKLGVIMDPDGDRIRFTDGETDISMNHFGAMALHFLHTYKNISGVLVKSVATSNFGNAVARGLGIPVRETAVGFKNFRPYLLQGAKERAIVAYEESDGISGYNNTLEKDAMFGLFLAIEMMSVMDKNLGKYLSELEKEFGAFSPKRAGVEVDRSLAGKLLSQKLSVLKNTLAVGNRINTGKIIKSLITVDGIKAVLDDDSWFLIRPSGTEPKVRLYVETRSPGNPDDLINLAETITRRALM encoded by the coding sequence ATGGTAACAGACGGTTTTCACAATGCTGGTGAATGTTGGAAGATCATATGCTCTGATATTAAGAGGAACGCCCATCTTCTTAAAGCAATTAAAAAGTTTGCTTTTGAGAACAAAAAACCTGCTGAAATAGTCTTTGGTACTTCTGGCTGGAGAGGTGAGATTGGAACAGACTTTACCTTTAACAATGTCCGAATAACTACCACAGCTATTATTGAAATGTTCAGGGGTGAAAATCCGGAAGTGATGAAGGCACTTGGTGTTGAAAACTTTCAGGAGATCAGACAACGGGGAGTTATTGTAGGTCATGACAATAGATTTTTAGGACCCGAATTTGCCTCTTCTGTTATGGGTCTACTCACGAGTGCGGGTATCAAGGTTTACTACGCGGGAGAGTCAATTACACCTGAACTCTCCGCCTCCATTGATATGCTTCGTGCCGCCTGTTCAATAAATCTAACACCTTCCCACAATCCATCCAATTATTCCGGTTTTAAATTCAACCCCTCTGACGGCGGTCCTGCAGACATTGAGATTACAACAATAATTGAGAAAAATGCAAACAGGCTGATGGCTCAAAATTCGGTTATTGAGGAGATAAAACCTGAAGGTGTCTGCAAAATAAATGCAACAACCCTTTATGAGGATTTCATAAAAAAACGAGGTCTTGTCGATATTAAGAGGATCAGGCGTTTCATAGAGGACAAGGATTGTTTTATCTGTATCGATCACATACACGGTGCCACAAGAAAAAAACCAAACATGCTTCTCGGAGAAAATTCCAAGATAGAGTATTTCAGGACGAATGATGATTATCTTTTCGGTGGAGTTCCCCCTGAACCTTCAGAAAAGAATATGAAGATCGTGATGGATGCATTGAAAAAGAGACCCAGCAGGCTTAAACTCGGCGTAATAATGGATCCAGATGGCGACAGGATACGGTTTACTGATGGTGAAACTGACATCTCAATGAACCACTTCGGGGCCATGGCGTTACACTTTTTACATACCTATAAAAACATCTCAGGTGTGCTCGTGAAATCTGTAGCTACCAGTAATTTTGGTAATGCTGTCGCCCGGGGATTAGGCATTCCCGTCAGGGAAACGGCTGTTGGTTTTAAAAATTTCAGGCCTTATCTGCTGCAGGGTGCAAAAGAACGGGCAATAGTTGCCTATGAAGAGAGTGATGGAATTTCCGGGTATAATAATACACTGGAAAAGGATGCGATGTTCGGACTTTTCCTTGCAATTGAGATGATGTCGGTTATGGACAAAAATCTCGGAAAGTATCTGAGTGAACTGGAGAAAGAATTCGGGGCATTTTCCCCAAAAAGAGCCGGGGTTGAGGTAGATCGTTCCCTGGCCGGCAAACTACTCTCCCAAAAATTGTCAGTTCTCAAGAATACCCTGGCGGTAGGCAATAGAATAAATACAGGAAAGATAATCAAATCTCTGATAACTGTGGATGGCATCAAGGCCGTTCTCGACGATGATTCATGGTTTTTGATTCGACCATCAGGGACAGAACCGAAGGTGAGACTTTATGTAGAAACGAGATCTCCTGGAAACCCTGATGACCTGATTAATCTTGCAGAAACTATTACCAGAAGAGCGCTTATGTAA
- a CDS encoding pentapeptide repeat-containing protein has product MIRITLLFFLVFCLVLKGLFPLTTEASSSEVKENIEKLKATNECYGCNLFYADLRMASLSGADLNGANLFGATLINANLNNAKLAHTYMYNADLSGAGLEHADLTYANLDSACLVNANLKDAVLVYTDLRNADLSGAVLMNADLSNSNLNGADMSGTTLDGANLQNAQVKGAFFLGVKGLTQKQVEDLKIRDAIVETVDIKIEGF; this is encoded by the coding sequence GTGATTCGTATTACACTACTGTTTTTCCTGGTATTTTGTCTTGTATTGAAAGGTCTTTTCCCGTTAACTACAGAGGCTTCATCTTCTGAAGTTAAAGAGAATATCGAGAAGTTGAAAGCTACCAATGAATGCTATGGATGCAATCTTTTCTATGCCGACTTGAGAATGGCCAGTCTGAGCGGTGCTGACCTGAACGGTGCAAATCTATTCGGTGCGACACTGATTAACGCAAATCTTAACAACGCCAAATTGGCGCATACCTACATGTACAATGCAGATCTCAGCGGAGCTGGGCTCGAGCATGCAGACCTTACGTATGCCAATCTGGATAGTGCGTGCCTGGTTAATGCCAACCTGAAAGATGCGGTACTTGTTTATACTGATTTGAGAAATGCTGACTTGAGTGGTGCTGTATTAATGAATGCAGATCTGTCGAACTCCAATCTGAACGGGGCTGATATGAGCGGTACCACCCTCGATGGTGCGAACCTGCAAAACGCCCAGGTAAAGGGTGCTTTTTTTCTGGGAGTAAAAGGCCTCACGCAAAAACAGGTAGAGGATCTCAAAATCCGTGATGCCATTGTTGAAACAGTCGACATCAAAATAGAAGGTTTTTAA
- a CDS encoding HNH endonuclease translates to MQNSSVLNSNVLVLNKFFTAVHIINARRAFVLLFKESAEVISIDNGQYNSYDFSRWVEISAYRKNSEWCEDEESESVSTFSIEIRVPRIIRLVFYDKFPKSYSKFNRRNIFARDENRCQYCGKKFQLSELSLDHIVPRSQGGGNTWTNVVCACTECNKDKGGRRPEEAGMKLIRKPVKPKHCNDLRLRFNSSKYRSWKQFLNNAYWTVPLE, encoded by the coding sequence ATGCAGAACAGTAGTGTATTAAACTCAAACGTACTGGTCTTAAACAAGTTTTTTACAGCAGTTCACATTATTAATGCAAGGAGAGCGTTTGTATTGCTGTTTAAGGAAAGTGCAGAGGTTATTTCCATAGATAATGGGCAGTACAATTCATACGATTTTTCCCGCTGGGTTGAAATTTCCGCATACAGGAAAAATTCTGAATGGTGCGAAGACGAAGAATCTGAAAGTGTAAGTACCTTTTCAATTGAGATCAGGGTACCGAGGATTATTCGACTGGTATTTTATGACAAATTTCCTAAATCATACAGTAAGTTCAATAGAAGGAATATCTTTGCCAGAGACGAAAACAGATGCCAGTATTGTGGTAAAAAGTTTCAGCTTTCAGAATTAAGCCTGGATCATATTGTGCCCAGATCGCAGGGGGGAGGTAATACGTGGACTAATGTTGTATGTGCCTGTACAGAATGTAATAAAGATAAGGGGGGCAGGAGACCGGAAGAGGCGGGTATGAAGCTCATTCGCAAACCGGTTAAACCAAAACATTGTAATGACTTACGCTTGAGATTTAATTCCAGTAAATATAGATCCTGGAAGCAATTTCTCAATAACGCCTACTGGACGGTTCCTTTGGAATGA
- the lpxK gene encoding tetraacyldisaccharide 4'-kinase, with translation MNREYYVSILSGHEKGIISIPIRFLLSLCACLYFTVLQTRSALYKYGVARRRCLPVKVVSIGNITTGGTGKTPLVEFVARYLSSKKKKIAILSRGYGGRTASVSVTATSTAEVIERDKTGVNDEYLVLNENLNDIPILLGRDRILNGHKAIRNFGAEFIILDDGFQHIRLKRDLDIVIIDTLNPFAGEYLIPRGMLREPLKCLERADLFILSHCNQIHEEDLKTIYAKLRNFNSTIPICESTHHPVHVENLADNTKVKTLWLRKKRVYGLCAIGNPQSFAGTLKELDAEVIQFRTFLDHHAYTQAELDDIIAEAKSLRADAILVTQKDAVKIRGKNIHDARIMSLAIEIRITKGAKFLEEALTNMLN, from the coding sequence ATGAATAGGGAATATTATGTATCAATTCTATCAGGACATGAAAAAGGCATTATCTCAATCCCCATCAGATTCCTCCTTTCATTGTGCGCCTGTCTCTATTTTACCGTACTCCAGACAAGGAGCGCTCTCTATAAATACGGTGTTGCCAGAAGGCGCTGCCTGCCCGTAAAGGTTGTCAGCATTGGAAATATTACAACAGGAGGTACTGGCAAAACTCCGCTTGTTGAATTTGTTGCACGTTATCTCTCTTCGAAGAAAAAGAAAATTGCGATATTGAGCAGGGGATACGGAGGCAGAACAGCATCGGTGTCAGTGACTGCAACATCTACCGCAGAGGTTATTGAGCGAGATAAGACAGGTGTCAATGATGAATATCTTGTCTTAAACGAAAATCTCAATGATATTCCCATTTTACTTGGCAGGGACAGGATACTTAATGGGCACAAGGCAATCAGAAATTTTGGTGCGGAGTTCATCATACTTGATGACGGTTTTCAGCACATCAGGCTTAAACGTGACCTGGACATAGTCATTATCGATACGCTTAATCCATTTGCAGGTGAATATCTCATACCCAGGGGGATGCTTCGTGAGCCACTGAAGTGCCTTGAACGGGCAGATCTGTTTATTCTCTCTCATTGCAATCAAATCCATGAGGAGGACCTGAAAACCATCTATGCAAAGCTCAGGAATTTTAATTCTACCATTCCCATTTGCGAGTCAACTCATCATCCCGTTCATGTGGAGAATCTGGCGGATAATACAAAAGTAAAAACTTTGTGGCTCAGGAAGAAAAGAGTGTACGGTCTCTGTGCAATTGGTAATCCGCAATCGTTTGCCGGTACACTGAAAGAACTTGATGCAGAAGTGATACAATTTCGAACTTTTCTTGACCATCATGCCTATACACAGGCAGAATTAGATGATATTATTGCTGAAGCAAAATCTCTGAGGGCGGATGCCATTTTAGTCACCCAGAAGGATGCCGTAAAGATAAGAGGTAAGAATATTCATGATGCCCGCATCATGTCACTTGCTATTGAGATAAGGATCACTAAGGGAGCGAAGTTTCTGGAAGAAGCATTAACAAATATGCTCAATTGA
- a CDS encoding polysaccharide biosynthesis protein — protein sequence MNIVKNQHIEILKGFLIKNRRIVVTAIHILQVVVANYLAFLLRFETPFSTVYADQLFPSLPVLLTIRLALYLQAGMYKDLWRYSSISDMISIIRTVAIGSVVFFVINRYFLGSTYYPLSVYVLEWMLLLFISCGTRLLIRVCFKKYRSFQSSARKILIIGTTAGEAIVRDMKNNPGSSYNPIGFMDEDPYKKGLEIHGVPIFGQISGLAGVIKKQKPDEILISMVSTDSKTIKSIYDQSKPFNIPIKKLPGINDILVGNISVEARLGQRLIDAGMVKETQIQEALALQKNEGGMLGSILVQSGYIKEEELFSYLTEQSGISRMKPISLEDLIQREQVRSDIQSVREFIQGKTVMVTGAGGSIGSELCRQLIKYNPAHLVLYERYENSLFHIDHELNRFEENRAKKNFTPVIGDMLDTRNLEYVFSTYRPQIIFHAAAHKHVPLLEQNPLEAVKNNVFGTKNVIEAAVKYNAESFVLISSDKAVNPTSTMGATKRIAEFLTIAMNAFSSTKFSTVRFGNVLGSNGSVIKIFEEQLKRGGPLTITHPEIKRFFMLIPEAIQLVLMAAALKKGGQILVLDMGEQIKIVELAENLIRLSGFVPHKEIKMEFTGLRPGEKLYEELFDKSEKVISTMHEKFWLTIPETPSIGEFNNQIAELERIVRDNAIDEVVSAIKDIVPSFKCDYNANSDEIVKQVKSG from the coding sequence ATGAATATAGTTAAAAATCAACATATCGAGATATTGAAAGGTTTTTTGATTAAGAACAGGCGTATAGTGGTGACAGCCATTCATATCCTTCAGGTAGTGGTGGCGAATTATCTTGCCTTTCTCCTGAGATTTGAGACACCATTTTCGACTGTGTATGCAGACCAGCTGTTCCCTTCACTTCCTGTCCTGTTGACAATCCGCCTTGCCCTTTACCTTCAGGCGGGCATGTATAAAGATCTCTGGCGTTATTCAAGTATCAGCGACATGATCAGTATTATAAGGACGGTTGCAATCGGAAGTGTCGTATTCTTTGTGATAAACAGGTATTTCCTGGGGAGTACCTACTATCCTCTCTCGGTGTACGTGCTTGAATGGATGCTGCTTCTGTTTATTTCCTGCGGGACCAGGCTTTTGATCAGGGTCTGTTTCAAGAAGTATCGAAGCTTTCAATCGTCAGCCAGAAAGATCCTGATTATTGGTACGACAGCTGGTGAAGCAATTGTACGGGATATGAAAAACAACCCGGGATCATCGTATAACCCGATCGGGTTCATGGACGAAGACCCGTATAAAAAAGGGCTTGAGATACACGGTGTTCCCATCTTCGGTCAAATAAGCGGCCTGGCTGGCGTGATAAAGAAGCAGAAGCCTGATGAGATACTGATTTCAATGGTTTCAACGGACAGTAAAACGATTAAGAGTATCTATGACCAAAGTAAGCCCTTTAACATTCCTATCAAGAAACTGCCCGGGATAAATGATATCCTTGTGGGCAATATTTCCGTGGAAGCGAGACTTGGTCAGCGTTTAATTGACGCCGGCATGGTGAAGGAAACCCAGATACAGGAGGCCCTTGCCTTACAGAAGAATGAGGGGGGGATGCTGGGTTCGATACTGGTTCAAAGCGGGTATATCAAGGAGGAAGAGCTTTTTTCTTATCTTACCGAGCAGAGCGGTATTTCCCGTATGAAACCGATATCGCTTGAAGATCTGATCCAGAGAGAGCAGGTGAGGTCTGACATACAATCAGTGCGGGAATTTATCCAGGGGAAAACGGTGATGGTAACGGGGGCAGGCGGTTCGATAGGGTCTGAGCTGTGCCGTCAGTTAATTAAGTACAACCCCGCTCACCTGGTGCTCTATGAGAGATATGAGAACAGTCTGTTTCATATAGATCATGAATTAAACCGTTTTGAAGAGAACAGGGCAAAGAAGAACTTTACGCCGGTGATAGGAGACATGCTGGATACCAGGAATCTGGAATATGTCTTTTCCACATACAGGCCTCAGATTATTTTTCATGCGGCGGCACACAAACATGTTCCCCTGTTAGAGCAGAACCCGCTGGAGGCGGTCAAGAACAATGTCTTCGGTACAAAAAATGTGATAGAAGCGGCGGTGAAGTACAATGCGGAGAGTTTTGTGCTGATCTCATCAGACAAGGCGGTAAACCCGACAAGTACCATGGGGGCCACGAAACGCATAGCCGAGTTTTTAACGATAGCGATGAATGCCTTTTCAAGTACAAAATTTTCAACCGTACGGTTTGGAAATGTGCTGGGGAGTAATGGAAGTGTTATCAAGATCTTCGAGGAGCAGTTGAAGCGGGGAGGGCCATTAACGATTACGCATCCGGAGATAAAGAGGTTTTTCATGCTGATACCGGAGGCGATCCAGCTGGTTCTTATGGCGGCGGCGCTGAAGAAGGGTGGACAGATTCTGGTGCTTGATATGGGAGAGCAGATAAAGATCGTAGAGCTTGCGGAGAATCTGATAAGGCTTTCGGGGTTTGTTCCTCATAAGGAGATTAAGATGGAGTTTACGGGTCTTCGCCCTGGTGAGAAGTTGTATGAAGAGCTGTTTGACAAATCGGAAAAGGTTATCAGCACGATGCATGAAAAGTTCTGGCTGACGATTCCTGAAACTCCTTCGATAGGGGAATTTAACAATCAGATTGCGGAACTTGAACGCATTGTTCGGGACAATGCAATAGACGAAGTAGTCTCGGCAATTAAGGACATCGTGCCAAGTTTTAAATGTGATTACAACGCGAACTCTGATGAGATTGTCAAACAAGTGAAATCCGGGTAG
- the rfbF gene encoding glucose-1-phosphate cytidylyltransferase, producing MKAVILAGGFGTRLSEETVIRPKPMVEIGDKPILWHIMKMYSAYDINDFIICLGYKGYFIKEYFATYSIHMSDVTFDLRNNNVEILQNGTEPWKITLIDTGENTMTGGRLKRVKDYIGNETFCMTYGDGVSDVNIRKLIDFHFEQKTLATLTAVQPPGRFGAFKLSSDQNKIYAFKEKPQGEGAMINGGFFVLEPGVMDYITDDSNVWEREPLEKLAHDGMLAAYRHHGFWEPMDTLRDKMYLEKLWNSSKPPWKVW from the coding sequence ATGAAAGCCGTTATCCTTGCAGGAGGTTTTGGTACCCGACTATCTGAAGAAACTGTCATACGTCCCAAACCAATGGTAGAAATCGGTGATAAACCCATCCTGTGGCATATAATGAAAATGTATTCTGCCTATGATATAAATGACTTCATTATCTGCCTTGGTTATAAAGGTTACTTCATTAAAGAATATTTTGCCACGTATTCCATACACATGTCAGATGTTACATTCGACTTGCGTAACAACAATGTTGAGATTCTCCAAAACGGTACTGAGCCGTGGAAGATAACGCTGATTGATACCGGTGAAAACACCATGACAGGTGGCCGTCTTAAGAGAGTTAAAGATTACATAGGTAATGAAACATTCTGTATGACTTATGGAGACGGTGTGTCAGATGTAAATATAAGAAAGTTAATTGACTTTCATTTCGAACAGAAAACACTTGCTACATTAACTGCAGTACAACCACCAGGACGTTTCGGCGCCTTCAAATTAAGTAGTGATCAAAATAAAATCTACGCCTTTAAAGAAAAACCTCAAGGTGAAGGTGCCATGATCAACGGTGGTTTTTTTGTATTGGAGCCTGGTGTAATGGACTATATAACAGATGACTCGAATGTTTGGGAGCGGGAGCCTTTAGAAAAACTGGCTCATGACGGTATGTTGGCAGCATACCGGCACCATGGGTTTTGGGAACCTATGGATACTTTGAGGGATAAAATGTATTTAGAAAAGCTTTGGAACTCTAGTAAACCTCCGTGGAAGGTGTGGTGA
- a CDS encoding radical SAM protein: MVLRAKTTNLLQTKTLTEKQRKNSELNTGESKEGNTVLQSYPRRVILELTNACNLKCLMCGRDESEFNNRFFDLSYLKKLDTVLEHAEEVTLFGWGEPTIHPKFVDLLKYMDRFPVRKYFVTNGTRLKKLKNAIFDYNVDIIAISLDGASALTNDRIRVGASYEEIITGLSSIVEEKNRRKSSFPYMNFVFTVMQSNIHELPEMIKLAARIGLEEVKVVYLTVFSESLLHESLWDSSSEVKDVFDEAVRLSEELGIKIKLPYLQGEDVAGQQYHKDCFVGWRDFFLGSDGYVRPCQSTAMKLFSDNRYSTFEEMWNSAEYQDFRGRVNAHDSMPEECKRCYQSSHANWNKKESFIQTGEAFAPEWEKKKS; encoded by the coding sequence ATGGTACTACGAGCAAAAACGACAAATTTGTTACAAACGAAAACCTTAACAGAAAAGCAAAGAAAAAACAGTGAACTGAATACAGGAGAATCAAAGGAGGGAAATACTGTCCTCCAGTCGTATCCAAGACGTGTTATCCTGGAATTGACAAATGCATGTAACCTCAAATGCTTGATGTGTGGCAGAGATGAATCAGAATTTAACAATAGATTTTTTGATTTATCGTATTTGAAGAAGCTAGATACTGTATTGGAACATGCTGAAGAAGTTACCTTATTTGGATGGGGGGAACCGACAATACACCCAAAATTCGTCGATCTTTTAAAGTACATGGACCGCTTTCCGGTAAGGAAATATTTTGTTACAAATGGAACTCGATTGAAAAAGTTAAAAAATGCTATTTTCGATTATAATGTTGATATTATAGCCATCAGCCTTGATGGTGCAAGTGCGTTAACAAATGACAGGATTCGTGTGGGAGCGAGTTATGAGGAGATAATTACTGGTCTGTCGAGTATTGTTGAAGAAAAAAATAGACGCAAGAGCAGTTTTCCTTACATGAATTTTGTATTTACCGTTATGCAGTCAAATATTCATGAGTTGCCGGAAATGATTAAACTTGCAGCACGAATAGGATTAGAGGAGGTCAAGGTAGTTTATCTTACTGTATTCAGTGAGAGTCTGTTGCATGAGTCTTTATGGGATTCCAGCTCTGAGGTAAAGGATGTTTTTGACGAAGCGGTTCGACTATCAGAAGAATTAGGGATTAAAATAAAACTACCGTATCTGCAGGGTGAAGATGTCGCCGGTCAACAATATCACAAGGACTGTTTTGTAGGTTGGCGCGATTTTTTTCTTGGTTCAGATGGTTATGTGCGACCTTGTCAATCTACAGCCATGAAGTTATTCAGCGATAATAGATACAGCACCTTTGAAGAGATGTGGAATTCCGCTGAATATCAGGATTTTAGAGGTCGAGTAAACGCACATGATTCAATGCCAGAGGAGTGCAAACGATGTTACCAGTCATCGCATGCCAACTGGAATAAAAAGGAGTCTTTTATTCAAACAGGTGAGGCTTTTGCCCCAGAATGGGAAAAAAAGAAGTCATAA
- the rfbC gene encoding dTDP-4-dehydrorhamnose 3,5-epimerase: MIFTETKLKGAFIIEPEKLKDERGFFARIWCKKEFEAHGLNTRLVQTNVAFNKKKGVLRGMHYQVTPYEETKLIRCTEGAIYDVIIDLRESSPTYKQWIGVELTQDNYKMLYVPECFAHGYQTLQDNTEVSYQVSQFYAPNSEQGIRWNDPSFTIQWPEAKEKIISVKDQRWPDYR; encoded by the coding sequence ATGATTTTTACCGAGACAAAACTAAAAGGTGCATTCATCATAGAACCAGAAAAGTTGAAAGACGAACGTGGCTTTTTTGCGAGAATATGGTGTAAAAAAGAATTTGAAGCTCACGGTTTAAATACACGTCTTGTTCAGACCAATGTAGCTTTCAATAAAAAAAAAGGAGTGTTGCGTGGTATGCATTATCAGGTAACTCCCTATGAAGAAACCAAGTTGATACGATGTACTGAAGGTGCAATCTATGATGTGATTATTGATTTAAGGGAAAGTTCTCCTACCTATAAGCAATGGATAGGTGTTGAGTTAACACAGGATAACTACAAGATGCTTTATGTTCCAGAATGTTTTGCTCATGGTTATCAGACACTTCAAGATAACACGGAGGTGTCGTATCAGGTATCACAATTTTATGCTCCAAATTCAGAGCAGGGCATTCGCTGGAATGATCCATCCTTTACTATTCAATGGCCGGAGGCTAAAGAAAAGATAATTTCTGTAAAAGATCAAAGGTGGCCTGACTATCGTTGA
- a CDS encoding DUF268 domain-containing protein, producing MLIFEFHNAIQECDFQGNENFINPIKRNPVYITLIFDDKRLSILKMEAKMNPVNKVLSLFGLRLSRENKTIKPRNKKEKEFREKYEYYFKQAENNKRGFKVLKDYRYQAGEHPFFRSDLQCEFVAYHLYNEKPVKVLDIGSWRHFIIGMLAHYDVTTIDFRNRKSILKNETILTCDAKELNIPSNSFDSVISLGSVYVFGLGRYGDEFDLDADIKALNHMIRVLKPGGLLIFSTSITAAQPTVLFNRTRIYNYEMIRGLCDGLDCVEEKFCGIRSNKASFLKLEELTTNPTAFDIYMGCWRKK from the coding sequence ATGCTCATTTTCGAGTTTCATAATGCAATACAAGAATGTGATTTTCAAGGAAATGAAAATTTTATAAATCCTATTAAAAGGAATCCAGTTTACATAACATTAATTTTTGATGATAAACGTTTATCGATATTGAAAATGGAGGCAAAAATGAACCCTGTGAACAAGGTGCTTTCTTTATTTGGTTTAAGATTATCAAGAGAGAATAAAACGATTAAACCAAGAAATAAGAAAGAAAAGGAATTTAGGGAAAAATATGAATATTACTTTAAACAGGCCGAAAATAATAAAAGAGGATTTAAAGTACTCAAGGACTACAGATACCAGGCAGGTGAACATCCTTTCTTCCGCAGCGATCTTCAATGTGAATTTGTTGCATATCATCTCTATAATGAAAAACCGGTAAAAGTATTAGATATAGGATCATGGAGGCATTTCATCATAGGGATGTTGGCTCATTATGACGTGACTACGATAGATTTTCGAAACAGAAAATCTATCTTGAAAAATGAAACTATTTTGACATGCGATGCCAAGGAACTCAATATTCCTAGTAATTCATTTGATTCGGTAATATCTTTAGGCTCTGTTTACGTTTTTGGATTAGGAAGATATGGAGACGAGTTTGATTTAGATGCAGACATTAAAGCCCTTAACCATATGATCAGGGTATTAAAACCTGGCGGTCTTTTAATCTTTTCAACATCGATAACAGCAGCGCAGCCTACTGTTTTATTTAATAGGACAAGGATTTATAATTATGAAATGATTAGAGGTTTGTGTGATGGTTTGGATTGTGTGGAGGAAAAATTTTGTGGTATACGATCGAACAAAGCTTCTTTTCTTAAACTTGAAGAACTAACAACAAATCCTACCGCTTTTGATATATATATGGGATGTTGGAGAAAAAAATAA
- a CDS encoding glutamate-1-semialdehyde 2,1-aminomutase, which translates to MDCSKSLKLNKRFHSIIPGGSHTYAKGDDQYPEFALPYIVRGEGCHVWDMDGNDFIEYGMGVRTVTLGHAYKPVVEAAYKQMLNGNNFIRPATIELECAEQLLGMIKGAEMVKFAKNGSDANNGAIKLSRAYTGRDIIAICGNHPFFSVDDWFIGTTPMSSGVSKAAQDLTVKFQYNDIDSVKALFDQYPDRIACVILEPEKEQEPQNNFLHELQKLCKENGTVFILDEMITGFRWHNGGAQRFHDIIPDLSTFGKAIGNGFSVSALVGKKELMGLGGLDHDKERVFLMSATHGAENHGLAAALETMKIYQNEPVVETLWRQGERLASGLSKSIDENSLTNHISVFGRPCCLVYGTRDNENKPSQPFRTLLLQEIIKRGILAPSLVVSYSHTDADIDRTIEAFHEAFVIYQKALNEGIEKYLVGRPVKPVWRRFN; encoded by the coding sequence ATGGATTGTTCAAAGTCTCTTAAGCTGAATAAAAGGTTTCATTCAATAATACCTGGTGGATCTCATACCTACGCGAAGGGAGACGATCAGTATCCTGAATTTGCTCTTCCGTATATAGTCAGGGGAGAGGGTTGCCATGTCTGGGATATGGATGGTAATGATTTTATTGAATACGGTATGGGGGTACGTACTGTAACACTGGGTCACGCATATAAGCCGGTAGTAGAAGCGGCTTATAAGCAAATGCTTAACGGGAATAATTTTATTCGCCCGGCAACAATTGAGCTTGAATGTGCTGAACAGTTGTTAGGTATGATCAAGGGCGCAGAAATGGTAAAATTTGCAAAAAATGGGTCGGATGCCAATAACGGGGCTATTAAGTTATCAAGGGCTTACACGGGTCGAGACATCATTGCAATTTGCGGTAACCATCCATTCTTCTCTGTTGATGATTGGTTCATTGGAACAACCCCGATGTCTTCCGGTGTGTCGAAGGCAGCGCAGGATCTAACGGTTAAATTTCAGTATAATGACATAGATAGTGTTAAAGCGCTTTTTGATCAGTATCCTGACAGAATTGCCTGTGTAATTCTGGAGCCTGAAAAAGAGCAGGAACCCCAGAATAATTTTTTACATGAGTTACAAAAACTGTGTAAAGAAAATGGTACAGTATTTATTCTTGATGAAATGATTACAGGATTTCGATGGCATAACGGTGGAGCACAGAGGTTTCATGACATAATTCCTGACTTATCTACATTTGGGAAAGCAATTGGCAACGGTTTTTCTGTATCAGCACTGGTTGGCAAAAAAGAATTAATGGGTTTAGGCGGACTTGATCACGACAAAGAACGTGTATTCCTGATGTCTGCCACTCATGGTGCAGAAAATCATGGTTTAGCTGCTGCCCTGGAGACGATGAAAATTTATCAAAATGAGCCTGTTGTTGAAACCCTTTGGCGTCAGGGTGAGCGTCTGGCATCAGGGCTCAGTAAATCGATTGATGAGAACAGCCTTACTAACCATATCTCAGTATTCGGCAGGCCATGCTGCCTTGTTTATGGCACTCGAGATAATGAAAATAAACCTTCTCAGCCTTTTAGGACATTGCTGCTGCAGGAAATTATCAAGCGGGGAATATTAGCACCAAGCCTTGTTGTCAGTTATTCACATACAGACGCAGATATTGACAGGACAATTGAAGCGTTTCATGAGGCTTTCGTTATATATCAGAAGGCTCTGAATGAAGGTATCGAGAAATATCTCGTCGGTCGACCTGTTAAACCTGTGTGGCGAAGATTTAATTAA